The genomic DNA CGATGGATGGTGGATCTCGGGCACCTACGTTGGTCTCGAAGGGTCGTGGATCTGGCTGTCAAACAACAAGCCAGTGGGAAGCATCAAAGGCTTTGTTAACTTCGCCCCTGGAGAACCCAACCATTTGAGCACCAATGGTGAAAACTGTCTCATCACGTACAACGACGGAACATGGAATGATGTGGATTGTGGTAAAACATACTATTACATATGTCAATCCCACTCAACCTAACCTGGATTTATACGAGTTCAATAAAGCAATAATTAAACCTTTACCGATTCGAGTAATGACTGCGTACACCAACCATATTTACAAAGTTATTGGAAACCATTTAGCATTGATATCTTATACCCCTTAAAGAGTTGCCTTGCGGTAATGGGGAACCTTGGCAAAGAGCAACAAACCATTACATCCCGGTGCTAATCAAACTTGCTCTTGAAACCCTTCCAGATGACAATTCAACTTC from Anopheles stephensi strain Indian chromosome 2, UCI_ANSTEP_V1.0, whole genome shotgun sequence includes the following:
- the LOC118503698 gene encoding macrophage mannose receptor 1-like; the protein is MKTVLLALAIFGLAAVGLPTAQSLRYTAYKTKVSFFEAWQQCLAKGGSLASIELARQKEVVVAAMKKAGASDGWWISGTYVGLEGSWIWLSNNKPVGSIKGFVNFAPGEPNHLSTNGENCLITYNDGTWNDVDCGKTYYYICQSHST